Part of the Zingiber officinale cultivar Zhangliang chromosome 8A, Zo_v1.1, whole genome shotgun sequence genome, ccagtaatggagaccgtggaatttatttaaaatccctctcccacttagttatttaaaatgaggaattttgactatgctagcctacttaacatgcatactaacaagcacacacagcacgacataaaagcaataaatagaaaaattaattttcaactattatggcttttatctattgttgtcctccgtgtgttgtcatccctagctactgccatttTTTGCCACCGCCACTggatctagttgtcgcatccatcttgctccttgttccgctgcgcctctggtcctcaaaaggttccacgccttgcaagattcgattcgcgacataaatagaattttatatttttcgatcctatattcctcgaaggaatgtacatgtatctagatcaaaaataaaatcctaataaaactaaatacagctcctgctgtattttataatacaatcatgcacacacaataaaatggccttgacatgtcaaagggtccaatcacacacacaataactataagccataatagttggatcctacatccaaaaagttagcacatcctactattatcctgcctaaattatgtatgacatgtgcataattaaactaataccaaatacacaaaggcaaaaccctagctctgataccaattgttggttgctactcggaaaacctaacggttccactgtacaaaaattttgtacaaaggtctgaactttttcctagctaccatgtgttcttttaaattaaacttggatcgcctgcggaacttaacacgtttgatcctaagtttaatttatttgttcttttaggtttagacttggatctcctgcggaacttaacacgttcgatccaaatcacctaggtcacgaagacaattaaatatctatttccaaaatcagcttccaatactgcatggcgaggcacttgaccttcttggatatgggagcaaccaccaccgactagacaaagtcttttaaggaaattaaatatttaatcttcccatagtaaccctaggttaaccgctaagaacaatcaaatcacaaggaaaagaaaaaaacaaaagaatacaacttcgaaaactaattcgaaaaactagaatcgcatgcatcttgtatttggtatttttacaaagaaacaaactaacatgatgcggaaaacaattattagttatacatttctttgtgaataatgacctcttgatcttctaccatattcgtcttctaatctcggacgttgtgtgggcaacgatcttccgagacgagaatcacctagcaccttcttctccttccttcaagtttcggccaagcacaaaacctccaaaggatgaagaacttattccaccaaccaagctccaagggatgcaagcttcctcttcttcttctccaagctaggatccggccaccacttgatctccaagaggaagaggaggttcggccacaaagatggagagaagagaaaagggagaGGCCAACCACACCatggaagaaaagagggagaaaatagaatagaagttgtgtctcttgaaggcacccaaaccccctcttttataatccttagctttggcaaataaggaaatttagttacaataaaatttccttaactttccttgatataaattaattaggaagaattaaataaaattccCTAATAGcccatgtcatggccgaccacatcatggaagagcaaataagacaattttcaatcaaccaattaaaattccttatttgtttccgaaaattttaaaaaataaaatttctttttaaaatcctttcatggttgataaaaagaaatttttataattttatttttttaacatatggataatttacaaagaaaaaaaaataaaatatccttttaatctacaaataagaaaagagatttaatctcttttcttaatcttttgtagaaacttataaaagagatattttaatttttttaatctctcttttaaattatatcttccacataagaaaattttaaaattaaaattcttttctattttattagggtcggccacctaagcttgggttcaagctagggccggccacccatggaccaaggcttggccgaccctagcttggtcctcaagctagcttgggcgacccctataacatgggtatgaaggtgggtataggtgggtatagtactctataactaagaggctacgatagggaccgagaggaggaattggttttggtctcccgataaaattaagcatcccgtgttctccctgaacactcaacttaattttatcaataataattcattccactagagaactattattgaactaccgcaccaatccccaattatatttttgggctccttcttattatgagtatgttagtctccctgtgtttaagataatgaatatccactaattaaatgagttactgacaactcacttaattaatatcttagtccaagagtagtaccactcgaccttatcatcatgtcggactatgtccacttgcagggtttaacatgacaattcttatgagctcctcttggggacattctcaacctaactttctaggatacaatttccttttataatcaacaatacacactataagtgatatcatttcccaacttatcgggcttattgatttatcaaactaaatctcacccgttgataaattaaagaaataaacatcaaatatatgtgtttgttattatattatgattaagagcacatacttccataataactgaggtctttgttcttttataaagttagtataaaagaaacgacctctaatggtcctactcaatacactctaagtgtactagtgtaattatatagttaagataaaccaatatctaattacactacgaccttcaaatggtttgttcctttccattttggtcgtaagctactgtttataatttataaggtactgataacattatcttctgtatgtgacaccacatactatgttatctacaatatgaattaattgaacaactacaaataaatgtagataatttaactaaatgtgattctttatttaaaataaatgtctaTAAAAGTTTAGACtttcaatatacactctaacaaaacgaACTTATAGAAGCCTGCGAAATCAATATCATTATATCAAATTTAAGAACTACCAAAAGAATTCTTATAGAGTAACTCCTCAACTGGATTGAAATTTTAATTCAATCATTTGTGAGCCAACATTCGAAAGTTCAATCAACGagacgaaaaaaaaaaaaaaaaaaggggctcAGTCGCCTTATTCAACCCATCAAAGacaattctaattttaaattaaattttagttaactTAACGTCATTACTGTAAATACATGGGGTAAAATGAAATTTTCTCAGAGAATAATTGGTGGAGCATAAATTCATTCTATGCGGCCGCTTCTACCGCATCGATTTCTCTGCTCcgccacttcttcttcctcctcctccgtaGTCTATGCTGCGCCCTCGCTTCTCTCACTCTCTCCCTCTATAAATTCCTCTAGCTCGATCCCCAATAGGCATCGCATTGCAGACCTCCTCTCCTAAATCCTTCGCCTGCTTGTGGCTTCTCCCTGCTTTCCCTCTCTGGCCTCTGCTTACGAACGCGGGACTTCCTCTTGCGTCTAACAGGCGTGCCACGCTTGTTGAGGTTACGTGGGAGTGAGCTTCGAGAAGCATCTGGCATCTTCCGGGTGTGCTGCGCTTGTTGAGGCGACGTGGAATTAGGCTTCGAAGAGATTCTTGCGTCTGCCCCGCTTGTTGAGGTTCGTGGGATTGGGCTTCGGATAGTCGCTTTCGTCTTTCAGGTGCATTTGCGCTTGCTGTGGCCGCGCGGGATTGGGCTTCGAATAGCTGCGGAAGCGAAAAAAAAAAGGACAGTCTTTTAGGGTTGTGAGGAGGAGATGAGTGCATCGAGGTTCATCAAGTGCGTCACCGTGGGCGACGGCGCCGTCGGCAAGACCTGCATGCTCATATCCTACACCAGCAACACATTTCCCACGGTCAGTCTGCAGCTAATCCTTATTCTTGATGcattttttatgtttgtatgattTCCTTCCCTGGTTCATCATGGCTTGTTCTCTGGGAAGACATGGAATGAGGATAGATCAATAATCTCTAGGGTTTCCTCCCGTAGTCCATTGTGGTGCCGTTTGATCTTTGTTAAGGCTTAGAACTAGGAAAGACCTTAAACCTTTAAGCTTTCATCACCAGGTTCTTTATGGTTTGATCATGGAATGAGGAAAGATCAATTACCTTTAGGATCTTTGGAAAGATATGGAATTAGGAAAGATCATGAATCTTTAAGCTTTCCTCGCCTGGTTCTTTACTATTTGTATGCTTAATTAGTTTTGCAATaaattatcttttctttcttgcaattttctTCACTTTCTTCTTGTATGCATACACCAATATTTTCTTGGCTTTATAATGTCTTATGaaattgttgttgttattattcttCTATATTCCTAGCCTTGTCATTAGCTTATTTCGTTTCAATACACAGGATTACGTTCCAACTGTGTTCGACAATTTCAGTGCGAATGTGATTGTTGATGGGAACACAGTTAATTTGGGCCTCTGGGATACTGCAGGTAACCCTTTCTTGCTAGCCGCCACCCCCTTATTGTTTCCAAGCTATCTGTTCTAATGTGATGGGTGTGAGGAACCAGGTCAAGAGGATTACAACAGACTCCGACCATTGAGCTACCGAGGCGCAGATGTCTTTCTACTAGCCTTCTCTTTGATAAGTAAAGCTAGCTACGAGAATGTGGCCAAGAAGGTAAGATTTCATTAAGTTTGTCTTTTTTGATTCGCTTGCTGATGCCTCACTTTGTTCTGGATTGCAACATTTTAATGTTTCAGTGGATTCCTGAACTGAAGCACTACGCGCCTGGTGTGCCGGTTATTCTCGTCGGGACAAAACTTGGTACTCATCTCTTTCCTTGCCTTTTGTTTGAATCATATGGATGCCCTTTTATAGATTCAAACTCCAACTACTGTTGAGAACTGCAATATTTCTTTGGTGAGTTTGTGCCAAAGAACTGTCTCAGCCAATCATCTATGTCTACTTGAGTGATCCATGTAGACCCTTTTGGTTCCGAATGTCGTGCGTGATTGTGTGTAGCTTTGTTGGCAGATCTTCGTGATGACAAACAGTTTTTCATCGATCACCCTGGTGCTCAACCAATAAGTAATGCTCAGGTAGCTAATGGCAACCGAGTTAGAGCATGAACTATTTACTCATCATTTCATTCAAAAGCACTGTCTAGTTTATTGACAGTAATTCTCACTTGCTTGAAGGGAGAAGAGCTGAAAAGAACTATTGAAGCACCTGCCTATATTGAGTGCAGTTCTAAGACCCAACAAGTATGTTGTATCCTCAATGCTACAAACTTATTTTCAGATCATAgcatcctttcttataaattttcaCTTTATTGAAAATATAATATGCAGAATATTAAGGGGGTTTTCGATATGGCTATCAAGGTGGTTCTTCAACCTCCCAAACAAAAGAAAAATAAGGGGAAGGGTCTGTGCTCTATTCTATGAATATGAACACAGCCACCATTCTCATAGTCGCTAGCTTGATTTAGGGAAATAGGTGTATATTAACTAACAGCTGCAATTCATGGAAGCATTGGATGTGGTTTTCTTTCGCGATCATGAAGCATATCACTTCTTGAGTTTGAATCTTTCTGTCCTCAGCAGGTTGATAACCAGTGATCTTCTACAAGCGACATGCCTAATCTTATCAAATACTGTTTGTTTAGGTTTACAAATTCAAGCTTGATGTTTGTTTGTTGGCTTCTtgtttcaaaatctttttttgTCCAATGCCTCTGTGTCCACGTGATGTGAGTTTTGTTTTGGTTGACTCTGCTCCTAATAAATTGTATTGATCTGATTCGAAACTTTTTAGATTACGTCTCGGTTTATTAAGCTTAAACATAATCAAACTTTGCTCTTAACTCAGTTTGTGTGTTAGTCTATGGTTTCTATACGATAATGAAAGTCATTTTTGATGTTGAATGTCTTGTGGATTGTTTTAGGAGTCTTACCCTTTATCGAGTTAGGCACATCCGATCCAGCAGCCCCCTGATGTTCATGTAATTTGCAGCTCGAAAAACAAATTGAACATGAATCATTAAGTCTTATCCGTGAGCAAATAAGCAGATTGAAGTAACTAATCTCACAATACTCAAAAAGTCTAAAAAATTTGCGAAGTGCCTGATGATCCTATCAGATAATCATCTACCGGACCGATTTTAAAAACAAACCACTGACCGCGGCCATTTCCCATGTAAAGATGTGGAAACTGAAAACAAACAGGTGGATAGCACAGGCACAAGTCAATCAGAACAGAACAAGAGCTTGAATTGAACTTTCGAGTCCCATCTTTTACAACTTAAAGTCACAAGAAGACAGTTTGTTGCAACCAAAGCTTTCTCATGGGACGACTCCTGTCTTTTACTCAGCTCAGAATAGAGAGAAatgtaaccacacagaagcatccAAGTCGATGACCAAATAAGCCAAACTAGCTTTTGTGTTTCCTTTTTGTGAGTCAAACCACATTGCACCTACTCAgccaaaacaaaaaacaaaaagtaGTACATGTTTTGGTTGTTTCGACTTTTTATGGATTTCAGGTTAAAGTCCAATGTCTTTACACTTCAATCCAACATGGCATATATATAACAACAACACTCACTACtactattcttttttttttttttttgcttctacTGAATCGAAAAGGCCACCGTCAGGCTCGTTTCGAGATTTTTATTTGTCTGAATAAGTGTTTTAGAAACTGGATCGGACCGGATGGTTGAAATAGGCTAAATCAAGAGAGCTCTGAATTGAAGATAAATGAGTGGCTGAAGAAGTGTTTTCAGAATCAGGTTAGACCGGCTGGGTAAATTTGTTAACCCAAGAACAGGAAGTCAATTGAACCAAGATACATCTAATTGAGTAATCCTACAAAATCAACCAGAGAAAAATCACGAATTGTTGGAACCATCGGTTCACCTGGCCGTCCGGTTCTAAAAACACTGATTTGAAGGATGAAAAAAAAAGGATATAACAACTTCAGTAATGCTATATTAGATGCTCAGTTACCAAAAGATGATGACCAAGTACAGGAAACCACGACTTCAGTATGGAAGAAACACTCAAGAACCTTAAACGTACTGCAAAAGACCAAGGACACTACCTTTAACCATGAGATTTGGCATCGTTTATTCATGCGTCAGTGATGCAACATCAAAACAGGACCTTCACGTTACCTCTTATCTTAGAGCTGCAAACAGGGCATGAAGCTAGGATGTCTGTACATTGCTTGCATGTACAAAGATGACGACAAGGGAGGAGGAGTTGGCATGCATTGTGAGCACCACAACACCTGCACTGGATAATGACCTTGTCATCCCCATCCTTTGCTGGCTTCAATTCTTTTCTGATTTCCATTGGTGAGGTGGAATTGATGCCAACTGCTGTGTCTGGGTTCGTAGAGGAGAACTGAGGTTGTTGTATCTGTTCAAGCACCCTTCGAAGAGATGAAACCTGGGCCGCATTTTGCCTTGCAATACTTTCCCATAACTCTTTTGACTCCTCAGTCTTCTTTAGCCGCTCACATAATTCTTGGTGTCTCATGATCGCAATGGAGAGCTTATCTTCTTTCACCTTAAGTAGCTCGGCGACCTTTGCTTGCAAATTATTCAAAAGAGAATCCACATGCCGCTTTCTCTGCTCAAAAAGTGACTCCACTAGCCTCTCATTCTGATTTACACAACAGATTCAAAAAGTGAGCATCAACCACGATGTGCTTCAACCAAAAGAAGTATATAAATACATTGATGCTATTAGATCATAATTGGATAAAAACTCTTTATGATTGACTAAAGAATAATCTACCTGTAATTGGAGATACCAGTTCATTTCTTCTTGATATGTCTGCATCAATGATGCTACGGAAATTGTCATATCAACCAAGAGAGATTGATCGATAGAATAGGATGAAGTTGGAAGCAAAGCTGATGTAGAAGGGGATGTAAACAAGACTTCTTGTTGT contains:
- the LOC122009362 gene encoding rac-like GTP-binding protein 6 gives rise to the protein MSASRFIKCVTVGDGAVGKTCMLISYTSNTFPTDYVPTVFDNFSANVIVDGNTVNLGLWDTAGQEDYNRLRPLSYRGADVFLLAFSLISKASYENVAKKWIPELKHYAPGVPVILVGTKLDLRDDKQFFIDHPGAQPISNAQGEELKRTIEAPAYIECSSKTQQNIKGVFDMAIKVVLQPPKQKKNKGKGLCSIL
- the LOC122009364 gene encoding probable BOI-related E3 ubiquitin-protein ligase 2 isoform X2, producing MDLITLEDAHFQSLCQPFEQQRQQEVLFTSPSTSALLPTSSYSIDQSLLVDMTISVASLMQTYQEEMNWYLQLQNERLVESLFEQRKRHVDSLLNNLQAKVAELLKVKEDKLSIAIMRHQELCERLKKTEESKELWESIARQNAAQVSSLRRVLEQIQQPQFSSTNPDTAVGINSTSPMEIRKELKPAKDGDDKVIIQCRCCGAHNACQLLLPCRHLCTCKQCTDILASCPVCSSKIRGNVKVLF
- the LOC122009364 gene encoding probable BOI-related E3 ubiquitin-protein ligase 2 isoform X1, which codes for MDLITLEGPLPFLPTDGADAHFQSLCQPFEQQRQQEVLFTSPSTSALLPTSSYSIDQSLLVDMTISVASLMQTYQEEMNWYLQLQNERLVESLFEQRKRHVDSLLNNLQAKVAELLKVKEDKLSIAIMRHQELCERLKKTEESKELWESIARQNAAQVSSLRRVLEQIQQPQFSSTNPDTAVGINSTSPMEIRKELKPAKDGDDKVIIQCRCCGAHNACQLLLPCRHLCTCKQCTDILASCPVCSSKIRGNVKVLF
- the LOC122009364 gene encoding probable BOI-related E3 ubiquitin-protein ligase 2 isoform X3, which produces MRRSRGFRLIPRALAEHLRVGSQPSRHWWSFRPRDAHENERLVESLFEQRKRHVDSLLNNLQAKVAELLKVKEDKLSIAIMRHQELCERLKKTEESKELWESIARQNAAQVSSLRRVLEQIQQPQFSSTNPDTAVGINSTSPMEIRKELKPAKDGDDKVIIQCRCCGAHNACQLLLPCRHLCTCKQCTDILASCPVCSSKIRGNVKVLF